The following coding sequences are from one Lolium rigidum isolate FL_2022 chromosome 6, APGP_CSIRO_Lrig_0.1, whole genome shotgun sequence window:
- the LOC124660527 gene encoding vacuolar protein sorting-associated protein 53 A yields MDKSSALEYINQMFPTEASLSGVEPLMQKIQSEIRRVDASILAAVRQQSNSGTKAKEELAAATNAVQELMYKIREIKTKAGQSETMVQEICRDIKKLDCAKRHITTTITALHRLTMLVSAVEQLQVMASKRQYKEAAAQLEAVNQLCSHFEAYRDVPKITELREKLKNIKKILKSHVYSDFTSLGTGKEAEDANLLQQLSDACLVVDALEPSVREELVKNFCSKELISYKQIFEGAELAKLDKTERRYAWIKRRLRSNEDTWKIFPPSWHVDYLLCIQFCKITRTQLVDILNNLKEKPDVATLLLALQRTLEFEEELAEKFSGGTTTARNKEQESDDENEGVEQNKIVSDIRKKYEKKVGVPNDEVQQDKDKQKDLSVPGAGFNFHGIISSCFEPYMAVYIELEEKSLVEQLDKLIQEEKWETEEGSQTHILSSSMQVFLVIRRSLKRCSALTKNQTLFNLFQVFQRILKAYATKLYARIPKAGTGIVAAATGTDGQIRTSDRDEKMICYIVNTAEYCHQTSGELAENVAKMISSQFSDKVDMSDVEDEFSAVITKALMTLVHGVETKFDAEMVAMTRVPWSTLESVGDQSEYVNGISTILSSTVPVLGSLLSPTYFQYFLDKLAASLGPRFYLNIYKCRHISETGAQQMLLDTQAVKTILLDIPALGKQTTVAASYSKFVSREMSKAEALLKVILSPVDSVANTYRALLPEGTPLEFQRILELKGLKKADQQAILEDFNKHSPSIKHPTITPTVAPPVAIASVPIVPVATQAVSATASPSMSTALTGALANREDVLARAAALGRGAATTGFKRFLALTEAAKDRKDGPFRKLFNA; encoded by the exons ATGGACAAGTCCAGCGCCCTCGAGTACATCAACCAGATGTTCCCCACCG AGGCGTCGCTGTCGGGGGTGGAGCCGCTGATGCAGAAGATACAGAGCGAGATTCGCCGGGTGGACGCCAGCATCCTCGCCGCCGTCCGCCAGCAG AGCAACTCGGgaaccaaggccaaggaagaactTGCTGCTGCCACAAATGCTGTTCAG GAGCTAATGTATAAGATACGGGAGATAAAAACTAAGGCTGGACAAAGTGAAACAATGGTTCAAGAAATCTGCCGTGACATAAAAAAGCTGGATTGCGCAAAGAGGCATATAACAACTACAATAACTGCTCTTCACCGGCTTACTATGCTTG TTTCTGCTGTTGAGCAACTTCAGGTCATGGCCTCAAAACGTCAGTACAAGGAAGCAGCTGCACAACTAGAG GCAGTAAACCAGTTGTGCAGTCATTTTGAAGCCTATCGGGATGTGCCAAAAATAACAGAGCTCAGAGAGAAACTCAAGAATATCAAGAAAATCCTCAAATCCCATGTATATTCAGATTTTACAAG cttaggaactgggaaggaagcaGAAGATGCCAATCTATTGCAGCAGCTATCTGATGCTTGCTTGGTGGTTGATGCTCTGGAACCGTCTGTGAGAGAAGAGCTAGTAAAGAATTTTTGCAGCAAGGAGCTCATCTCATATAAGCAGATCTTTGAAGGGGCAG AACTGGCAAAGTTGGACAAGACTGAAAGGAGATATGCATGGATTAAGCGTCGATTACGATCAAATGAGGATACCTGGAAAATATTTCCACCCTCCTGGCATGTTGATTATCTGTTGTGTATCCAGTTCTGTAAGATTACAAG GACCCAGCTTGTCGATATCCTGAATAATCTCAAAGAAAAGCCAGATGTTGCAACATTGTTATTG GCGTTGCAGAGAACTCTTGAATTTGAGGAAGAACTTGCTGAGAAATTCAGTGGAGGAACTACAACTGCTCGGAATAAAGAGCAGGAAAGCGATGATGAAAATGAGGGTGTGGAACAAAATAAAATTGTTTcagatatacggaagaaatacgagaAGAAAGTGGGAGTGCCCAATGATGAAGTTCAACAA GACAAAGACAAGCAGAAAGACTTATCAGTTCCTGGTGCTGGG TTCAACTTTCATGGAATTATATCATCTTGTTTTGAGCCATACATGGCTGTGTACATAGAACTCGAGGAGAAATCTTTGGTTGAACAATTAGATAAACTTATCCAG GAAGAAAAATGGGAAACCGAGGAAGGGAGTCAGACACACATTCTATCAAGCAGCATGCAG GTGTTCTTGGTAATTAGGAGAAGCTTAAAGAGATGCAGTGCATTAACAAAGAACCAAACATTATTCAACTTGTTTCAG GTATTTCAAAGAATACTTAAGGCCTATGCAACAAAGTTATATGCTAGGATACCAAAAGCTGGTACTGGCATTGTTGCAGCTGCTACTGGTACCGATGGTCAGATCAGG ACCTCTGACAGGGATGAGAAAATGATATGTTACATTGTTAACACGGCGGAATATTGTCACCAAACC TCTGGTGAGCTAGCTGAGAATGTTGCTAAGATGATCAGTTCTCAGTTTTCTGACAAGGTGGACATGTCTGACGTTGAG GATGAATTCTCAGCTGTGATCACAAAAGCTTTGatgacacttgtgcatggtgtagAAACCAAATTTGATGCTGAAATGGTTGCAATGACTCGTGTTCCTTGGTCAACCCTTGAAAGCGTCGGCGATCAATCAGA GTATGTGAATGGTATCAGCACAATTTTGTCCAGTACTGTTCCTGTGCTTGGTAGCCTGCTTTCACCAACCTACTTCCAGTATTTCCTGGACAAA CTGGCTGCCTCGCTTGGTCCACGGTTTTATCTCAATATATACAAGTGTAGGCATATATCGGAAACGGGTGCACAGCAG ATGCTTTTGGACACTCAAGCGGTCAAGACTATTCTATTGGACATCCCAGCTCTGGGGAAACAG ACTACAGTTGCGGCTAGCTACTCAAAGTTTGTAAGCCGGGAAATGAGTAAAGCTGAAGCACTCCTGAAG GTTATTTTGTCACCAGTTGATTCTGTTGCTAATACCTACCGTGCTCTCCTTCCGGAAGGCACACCTCTTGAGTTTCAGCGGATACTTGAGCTCAAG GGCTTGAAGAAAGCAGACCAACAAGCTATACTGGAAGACTTCAACAAGCATAGCCCCAgcatcaaacaccctaccataacTCCCACAGTCGCACCGCCAGTTGCCATCGCATCTGTCCCAATCGTACCAGTCGCGACTCAAGCCGTTTCAGCGACAGCATCGCCAAGCATGTCCACCGCCTTGACGGGGGCTCTGGCCAACCGAGAGGATGTACTCGCCCGAGCTGCAGCACTCGGACGGGGCGCTGCCACGACAGGGTTCAAGAGGTTCCTCGCATTGACAGAGGCAGCCAAAGACCGGAAGGACGGGCCGTTCCGTAAGCTTTTCAACGCCTAA
- the LOC124666049 gene encoding probable UDP-N-acetylglucosamine--peptide N-acetylglucosaminyltransferase SPINDLY: protein MLPEAQPPPPPPPPRAMLADLNVDPPESDGEDHPPTPKPSPAVAASAAAAVPVAAADYSTRSCIEESGLTKNTIATKDPDTVECEDVDQHYQGASVSREEKVSNLKAALVHVARKMPKNAHAHFMLGLMYQRLGQPQKAILAYEKSSEILVQDEQEVRRPDLLSSVRMHHAQCILQASMGDSFDEELDTGELDEILVKLKSSVELDPRQAAVWNILGLVLLRGSQIQSAISVFSTLTAVAPDYLDSLANLGVAYIQSGNLELSAKCFQELVLKDQNHPAALVNYGALLLCKYGSLTAGESGTESAGSYLHQKEALVVAKECLLAAVRSDPKAASVWVNLANAYHMVGEHRNSKRCLEQAAKFEPNHMPGRYAIAVHRIRDATRSQCSDDQLSWAATEMATVLKEGDPSAVDAPIAWAGLAMAHRAQHEIPAAYDGEQAVLNEAEERALYTLKQAIQEDPDDAVQWHQLGLYNICTTQFSRSVNFLKSAIARSPDCSYAWSNLGIALHLSDDPSSETVYKRALVLSSSQQSHAILSNLGILYRQHRLYELARKMLSRSLEICPGYAPANNNLGLVFVAEGRLEDAIGCFERAVKSDDLLDAAKSNLAKALTLAKKQQGNTR, encoded by the exons ATGCTGCCGGAGGcccagcctccgccgccgccgccgccgccgagggcgATGCTCGCCGACCTCAACGTCGACCCGCCGGAGAGCGACGGCGAGGACCACCCGCCAACCCCCAAACCGagccccgccgtcgccgcctccgccgccgccgcagttcCGGTGGCCGCCGCTGACTACTCCACTAG GAGTTGTATTGAGGAGAGTGGGTTGACGAAAAACACAATCGCAACGAAGGACCCTGATACTGTTGAATGCGAAG ACGTTGATCAACATTATCAAGGGGCATCTGTTTCACGAGAGGAGAAAGTTAGCAACTTGAAAGCT GCTTTAGTTCATGTTGCCCGGAAGATGCCTAAGAATGCCCATGCCCATTTTATGTTGGGTTTGATGTACCAAAGGCTTGGTCAGCCCCAGAAG GCAATATTAGCGTATGAAAAATCATCTGAAATATTAGTACAAGATGAGCAAGAAGTGCGGAGGCCTGATTTACTCTCATCAGTGAGGATGCaccatgctcag TGTATTTTGCAAGCAAGCATGGGTGATAGTTTTGATGAAGAGCTTGACACTGGTGAACTGGATGAAATCCTTGTTAAGCTAAAGAGTTCAGTTGAATTGGACCCCAGGCAGGCAGCTGTTTGGAATATTCTTGGATTAGTTCTTCTTCGCGGTAGTCAAATTCAG AGTGCTATCTCAGTTTTTTCTACTCTCACGGCTGTTGCTCCAGATTACTTGGACTCACTTGCCAATCTTGGTGTTGCATATATTCAAAG TGGGAATCTAGAGCTGTCCGCAAAATGCTTTCAAGAGCTGGTTTTGAAAGACCAAAACCACCCAGCTGCTCTGGTGAATTATGGTGCTCTCCTTCTATGTAAATATGGATCTTTGACTGCAG GGGAGTCTGGTACTGAAAGTGCAGGGTCTTATCTGCACCAGAAAGAAGCCTTAGTTGTTGCAAAGGAGTGCTTACTTGCAGCTGTGAGGTCTGATCCTAAAGCTGCATCTGTATGGGTAAATCTTGCAAATGCATATCACATGGTTGGTGAACATAGAAATTCAAAGAGGTGTTTGGAGCAG GCAGCGAAATTTGAACCCAATCATATGCCTGGTCGGTATGCAATTGCAGTTCACCGTATCAGAGATGCTACAAGGTCGCAATGTTCTGATGATCAGCTTTCCTGGGCTGCAACTGAGATGGCAACGGTTCTAAAAGAAGGAGACCCTTCAGCAGTTGATGCTCCAATCGCATGGGCAGGGTTGGCAATGGCTCACAGGGCGCAACATGAAATTCCGGCTGCTTATGATGGAGAGCAGGCCGTTCTAAATGAGGCAGAAGAGCGAGCTCTTTATACTCTAAAGCAG GCAATCCAAGAGGACCCAGATGATGCTGTTCAATGGCATCAACTTGGTTTGTATAATATTTGCACGACTCAGTTTAGTCGATCTGTAAATTTTCTGAAATCTGCAATAGCTCGCTCCCCGGATTGCAGTTATGCTTGGTCTAATCTTG GTATCGCGTTGCACTTATCAGACGATCCATCCTCTGAAACTGTATATAAGCGGGCCCTAGTGCTATCTTCAAGCCAGCAGTCGCACGCAATCCTCTCTAATCTTGGAATTCTTTACCGGCAGCACAGGCTGTATGAACTTGCAAGAAAGATGTTATCAAGGTCTTTGGAAATTTGCCCTGGGTACGCACCCGCCAACAACAACCTGGGTCTCGTATTTGTCGCGGAGGGCCGTCTGGAGGATGCTATAGGCTGCTTCGAGAGAGCTGTAAAATCCGATGACTTGCTCGATGCTGCCAAATCGAACTTGGCAAAAGCCCTTACATTGGCTAAGAAACAACAGGGCAACACGAGATGA